A stretch of Triticum aestivum cultivar Chinese Spring chromosome 1D, IWGSC CS RefSeq v2.1, whole genome shotgun sequence DNA encodes these proteins:
- the LOC123180523 gene encoding thaumatin-like protein translates to MALLPPLLLSCILVLALPGPAVVMVGGVTFHVTNKCPFPVWPAVAPNAGHPVLAAGGFFLPPGQSERVGAPATWNGRFWGRTGCTFAGNAARCLTGDCDGRLACNGSVGTPPATLVEVSLHEDQSKGSSYDVSVVDGYNLPVAVWTRPANRSGDCFIAGCAKNVNAVCPPELQVTSGAGKKVVACRSACLAFGLDAFCCRGAYGTAETCRGSVYSRIFRDACPAYYSYAYDVAAATARCYAQEYVVTFCPSRWGDRVAQI, encoded by the exons atggctcttcttcctcctctgcttctgtcCTGCATCTTGGTGCTGGCTCTCCCAG GGCCGGCGGTGGTGATGGTAGGGGGCGTCACGTTCCACGTAACCAACAAGTGCCCGTTCCCGGTGTGGCCGGCGGTCGCGCCCAACGCCGGCCACCCCGTACTCGCCGCAGGCGGCTTCTTCCTTCCTCCGGGGCAGTCGGAGCGCGTCGGGGCTCCGGCCACCTGGAACGGCCGCTTCTGGGGCCGCACCGGCTGCACCTTCGCGGGCAACGCCGCCCGCTGCCTCACCGGCGACTGCGATGGCCGCCTCGCCTGCAACGGGTCCGTCGGCACCCCTCCCGCCACCCTCGTCGAGGTGAGCCTGCACGAGGACCAGAGCAAGGGGAGCTCCTACGACGTGAGCGTGGTGGACGGGTACAACCTCCCGGTGGCCGTGTGGACCAGGCCGGCGAACCGCAGCGGCGACTGCTTCATCGCCGGGTGCGCCAAGAACGTGAACGCGGTGTGCCCGCCGGAGCTGCAGGTCACGAGCGGCGCGGGCAAGAAGGTGGTGGCGTGCAGGAGCGCGTGCCTGGCCTTCGGGCTGGACGCCTTCTGCTGCCGCGGCGCGTACGGCACCGCGGAGACGTGCCGGGGCAGCGTCTACTCGCGGATCTTCAGGGACGCCTGCCCGGCCTACTACAGCTACGCCTACGACGTGGCCGCCGCCACGGCACGCTGCTACGCGCAGGAGTACGTGGTCACCTTCTGCCCGTCCAGATGGGGCGATCGTGTGGCCCAGATTTGA
- the LOC123180522 gene encoding putative cyclin-dependent kinase F-2 encodes MSTAIRKRPAEGQEPRVHGGKKPRYAFGSISDYKKLEVLGDGTYGEVFKARDRRTGKKVAVKWVRGNGAGGHGPPDIRAITREAGCLAACRGHESIIEILDVATDTKTGDVFLVMELVADGRTLRESLWRPVSEEGTRVMMEQLLDAAAGVPYEECCVGTLIYTSPEQLEGNRYYGQAVDMWALGCIMAEMLTGGTLFVAETEEELPAEMYKLRDQITSMGKLDLEFLEELSEAGHEVLTGLLAFNPDERMTAAEALEHRWFSKPKAAEHPGFVSLMS; translated from the coding sequence ATGTCGACGGCCATCCGCAAGCGCCCGGCGGAGGGACAAGAACCGCGCGTCCATGGCGGCAAGAAGCCCCGATACGCGTTTGGAAGCATCTCCGACTACAAGAAGCTTGAGGTGCTTGGAGATGGCACCTACGGCGAGGTGTTCAAGGCGCGCGACCGCCGCACCGGCAAGAAAGTCGCCGTGAAGTGGGTCCGCGGCAACGGGGCCGGCGGGCACGGCCCGCCCGACATCCGCGCGATCACCCGCGAGGCCGGCTGCCTCGCGGCGTGCCGGGGTCACGAGTCGATTATCGAGATCTTGGATGTGGCGACGGACACCAAGACAGGGGATGTGTTCCTCGtcatggagctcgtcgccgacggccGCACCCTGCGCGAGTCACTCTGGAGGCCTGTATCCGAGGAGGGGACCCGCGTGATGATGGAGCAGCTCCTGGACGCGGCCGCCGGAGTGCCCTATGAGGAGTGCTGTGTCGGCACCCTGATTTACACCTCGCCGGAGCAGCTGGAAGGCAACCGGTACTACGGCCAGGCCGTGGACATGTGGGCGCTTGGGTGCATCATGGCGGAGATGTTGACCGGCGGGACCCTCTTCGTGGCGGAGACAGAGGAGGAGCTGCCCGCCGAGATGTACAAGCTGCGAGACCAGATCACTTCTATGGGGAAGCTGGATTTGGAGTTCTTGGAGGAGCTTTCAGAAGCCGGGCATGAGGTCCTGACCGGCCTGCTTGCCTTCAACCCCGACGAGAGGATGACGGCGGCGGAAGCGCTCGAGCACCGGTGGTTCAGCAAGCCCAAGGCAGCAGAGCACCCTGGCTTTGTGTCGCTGATGAGTTAA